The following coding sequences are from one Nonlabens arenilitoris window:
- a CDS encoding MBL fold metallo-hydrolase produces MKNLLSVFALLSILNAGAQDRFAKVQITSIEVSENTFMLTGAGGNIMIAIDKEKVVMIDDQFAPLSDKIKDAIEGITDYPIAYLINTHHHGDHTGGNGNFNSKETTIVAHVNVKERLISEGKEENFIPEMTLEEELELQLPTQTCLLIHVHNAHTDGDTFIFFVQENVVHMGDVFFNAKYPYIDLKSGGSIDGYIAAQERVLSTINEETKIIPGHGTLASYEDLRNNIEMLVDIKENIASKIKKGVSKEDIIADTTITAAYDAKGYGDGFINAERFRTTVYESITGQ; encoded by the coding sequence TTAAGTATTCTTAATGCTGGTGCACAAGACCGATTTGCAAAAGTTCAAATAACATCTATTGAGGTAAGCGAAAACACTTTCATGCTTACTGGAGCTGGCGGTAATATCATGATTGCCATTGACAAAGAAAAGGTAGTGATGATAGACGATCAATTTGCACCATTAAGTGATAAAATTAAAGATGCCATTGAAGGCATTACAGACTATCCCATTGCTTATTTAATCAATACACACCACCATGGAGATCATACAGGTGGTAATGGAAATTTTAACTCTAAAGAAACAACAATTGTTGCTCACGTGAACGTAAAAGAACGATTGATTTCTGAAGGAAAAGAAGAGAATTTTATACCTGAAATGACGCTGGAAGAAGAGCTTGAATTACAATTACCTACTCAAACTTGTTTATTAATCCACGTTCACAACGCACATACGGACGGTGATACATTTATCTTTTTTGTTCAGGAAAATGTGGTACATATGGGTGATGTATTCTTTAATGCAAAATATCCATATATCGATCTAAAATCCGGCGGATCTATAGATGGGTATATCGCGGCTCAAGAAAGAGTCCTATCTACTATTAATGAAGAGACTAAGATCATACCAGGTCATGGGACATTAGCCAGTTATGAGGATTTAAGAAATAACATTGAAATGTTAGTAGATATTAAAGAAAACATCGCTTCAAAAATTAAGAAAGGTGTTTCTAAAGAAGATATTATCGCAGACACTACTATAACAGCAGCATATGATGCAAAAGGTTATGGAGATGGCTTTATTAATGCAGAGCGTTTTAGAACTACCGTTTACGAAAGCATCACAGGTCAATAA